AATTGGAGAACTTTTGTATTTTCCAGCAGGATGCGATCAACAGGACTTTGGGGCTTGTTATGGATTCTCCAAGCTTGTTTGCAAACTAAGGCGGAGTTAAGGCTTTTGATGTTTCGAAGCACAACGCCACCTTGATCTTTATCTTTATCTAAAATGAGCCTACTCCTCCAATAAATGGATTTTTTAATCTATGGACGAACTCCGCAgaaacttggtgaaaaagatagTTATCCTTTTCAGACTTCCTCTCGGGATCAAGAATAGAGACATAACATCGGAAGCCATAGCAATAATAATGCTGTTAACCAGAATAAGTTTACCTGCTTGGGATATTGCAATGAATTTCCATGAAGATAGCTTCTTCGTTATCCTTTCAATTAGGAACTCGAATTTATGTGAGCTCCTACCATCCACATCCATAGGAAAACCCAAGTAACTACCCATGTCATacttgtttttcattcctaACGGCTTACGCATAAAAGAGATGAACCTAGCATAttaggcgagaaaatgacaaaaGATTTCTCCAAGCTCACTACCTTGCCTGAGATCAAGCTAAACTCATCAAGAGCTTTCCTTAGGTTTGCATACGATTCCGGGGTTGCATTGAAGAAAAATAACGTGtcatctgcaaaaaaaaaaaggttaattCTAGGCGAACGCCTACCAATTTTAAGGATACAGAATGAATTTTTGTTTTACAGTGTAGTCATTCTTCGAGAAAGCACCTCCATAGACATGATGAATATATAAGGTGAGAGTGGGTCTCCTTGTCGTAACCCCCACTTTGGTTTAAAACTTTCCGTAACCTCCCCATTCATTAGGACTGCTAGAGAAACCATCGTGATACACTCCATAATCGAATCAATCCAATCATTAGGGAAATCGAAGGCCATAAGGACATGCCTTACAGACTCCAACTTATACGGTCGTAAGCCTTATTCAAATCCATCTTCAAAATatttccctttttctttttttcacaAACTGCATGTATTCGTGAGCTATCATACAATTATCCACTAGTAGTCTTCCCAGCACAAAGCATTTTGAAATTCTTTAATGATATCCCTCATAATATTCTTCATCCGCATCATCAAACACTTCGAAATCACCTTGTATAATGTTTTGCAAAGTCTTATTGGCCTAAAATTTGACACACTGTCTGGCCTTAGGACTTTAGGAATAAGGGCAATGAATGTATTACTTGTCTTTGCTAGCATTCGATCCCCATTGAAGAAACCGCGCACTGCATCACATACCTTGAGCTGCGTCTCACTCCAAAACTTGCGAAAGAACGCTGAAGGAACGCCATCGGGACCCGGAGATTTGAGGTCTTGCATACTAAAGACAACCTCTCTAATGTCTTTCTTCGTGAAAGGTACCGACAAGAGCAATTTTTGTGCCTCCGTAATGGATATGACTGATCGCAGCCATTCCTCCAAAACCTGACGGCTCTCTACTGTAGGTGGAGCTGGTTGGGCGTAAATGCCTTTGAAGAATTCTATAAATTCCTTTTTCAGAAGATCTTTGTCCGCAATCCATGAGCCATCTTGTTTCTGACGTGCCCCAATGTGGTTATTggcctttctttctttctttgacTTACTTAAAGAAGAAGCTAGTTACCTGATCCCCCCTTGGCTTTCCCCTAGTCCTCTTTCAAAATATTCCCAATGGATACCTCTAGTCTTCTTGTACTCAAGACACCATGATCGAAGGTTTGAATGAATGAGCTGCAGTTTTCTTTGAATAACGAATAGCTTTGACCCGTGAAAGGCACTTTTCCAATTATGGCGGATCGTCTCTATAACCGGGACCATAACCAACGCCCACACTTCTAACCTATACGACCTCTTCAACCCTTGCTTGCTCGGGCTAAGCTCCATCATAATGGATCCATGATCCGATAATAAAATCGGGAAATTCCAGACCCGAGCTTCGGGGAATGTGAATCTCCACTCATCATTAGTTGTTCAAAAATAGGTTCTTCATTTTCCCTGTTGTTTGTCCAAGTGAATGTGACACCTTGAAATCGCACATCCATAAACTTACATTCCATTTTCCAACTCGTAAATTTTGTTGATCCCCTTATTTTAGAGCTCCCTCCTAATTTATGGGAAGGGAACTCTACTTAATTAAAATCTCCAATGAGCATGTGCTTACCCGGATGTTGGCTAACTAACAAAGAAAGATAATCCCAAACTTGGGGCCTAGATTCTAAGTAAGGCGATCCGTAAACAAGCGAAAAATAGAACATTCCAATGATACCATCCTCCACTTTACAGAAAATGACATTAGCGGAGGACGacactatttctagattcacTAAGCGACCAACATAGCAACAAACCCCCCGCAACATTGGCACCTGCATCTACCCCAAACCAACTATTGAATCCTAAACTCCTAACTGACGCTTCCAACATAGCCGCTGGACATTTTAATTCTGAAAGAAAAACAACATCAACAGAAAGAGACTTAACTATACTACTAATAAACGGAATTGTGGGGTTCACATCAGTTTTAATACCCCTACAATTCCAACTCCATATTTTCACTGATAAACTGGTGGCTTGTTAAGGACAACCACACATTTGCAACAGCAACACAAACTCTTGTTGTCTTCCTTCACCTTCAGATTCCCAGTCTTCCTCAGTTGATCCTCCTCATTGTCAGACAACCCAAGCTTCTTGCTCCAAAAACCCCGATAgaactttgttttcttttgtttcttcttCCTTTCCTCCTCTTCCAGTCCAAATGATACAGGGACTGGATCTTTTTCTTCAATTTTAACAGCTAGATTTAAATCCCATGTCACCCTCTTCTTACCATAGCTAGACTGTCCTCCTTCAGCCCTCGCACTACCACACAGATTTTCAGCTAAAAAACGTGCTGGTTTCCAACCTCTAGGGAAAACTCCTTCCCTCTTCTTTCTGATCACCGACCGCTTCACATACTTCCTCTTCCCTCTGCCCCCTCCATCAAACTAACCACATCCTCACCCCCCTCAATTTCAGACTCTGAGTCTGAGCTTAATTACTGGTGAGAAATTAAGATCCCTTAGCCTACCCATCTCAAGATCAAACTTAGGAGAGAGAATTGGAGAAAAATACAAGGTAGATGAAAGGAAGGAATCCACCGACTCAGGCGAGTCTGGTGGTGCTGGGTTTAAAAACGGGTTAGTTTAACAGATTCAATCGGTATGGTTTTAGGAATATAAGAGTGTGGACATGGAGAAGTTTCATTGAGTTTTGAGTTAAGGATTTTACACAACTCATCCCTGTCACAGTCATTGGCAACATGGGCCCCAGAAGTGGGCACAACCAACCTAGAACCCGAGGCAAGGTTTACCTCAACATGAAACCCAAATTGGTAAGGTGGGCTTGGCTCGACAGGATGATTGGGTGGGCTAGGAATGGGGAGAAAAGGGTGAAAAGCTTTCAGATTTGGGAACTGCATCCTGTCTTCAGAGGAGATAGAAATTTGTGGGCTTGGTGCATCTAAATCCGAAGGATAACCTAAGTCGAGTAACTCAGAAAGAGAGGAATAGCTGACCATATTTTGTGGTTTATCTTGGTTGTAAATTTTGAGATGTGGTAAAAAAGTGGGAACATGCAGTTTAAATAGACAGTGAAAGGTGAAAGTAGTTTAAAAAAGTAAATTGCCATTTATGGGGGTCTTAGAAAGAACTACTTCTTTTACTACAACTGGACAAGCAGGAGAAGATTGTAGGGAATCAATGAAAAAAGACAGTAGAGTGGTATTGAAAGAAAACCTATTTATACGGTGAACTTTTGGTGATTTCAAATTTTCCAAGAAAATACCCGGTCTACCCTTATAATGTTTCCTTTATTACTAGAAGTAGGGGTACTAGGTAATAAGCTTTAAAAATAAATGGATCTGAAAGGTTGAGATTTTGGTTACATGAGTTAAGATTCTGGCAGACTCCTTGGTACACGAGCACCTTACTCCCCTTTTTCATTTTACTGTACCTTTGACTTTCCATCTTTGCTTCACTGTTTAGCTTAAACGTGTCCCGACAACTGCTCTTTCTTTTGCTAAGAAACCAGACAGGAGAATGGATGAAAACCATTTGCGTTGTTGTTGAGTTGACTGGAAAACAACCCTCTTCTCTTTGCTAATGCCCCCTGATTTGATCTATCTCTCGTTGAACCTGGTTCCGGTGGGTGCTGGTCATTCCCCTTTCTTCCCTTCCTATCGCTTCCATTTGCACCACCACCATTGTCACAGTCTTCATTCTGGTTTTCACCACCATCGCTACCATCCTCATCCAAATCTGTGTCTGATTCTCTAGAAGAGCTATCACCCCCCGGTCTAACTTCTGACAACCTAGTGAACAAATTCACTCTGGTAGTCCGGAACCTTTCTACTCTCTTGAGACCCACAATTCTTCGCGAGTAGAATGATAGCTGAGTGGGGGCAACCCTAAATGCATTAGGGTTCCCACAAGTTCCAGCCATAAACTCTGCTTTCCTTTTGCCTCCGCCTTGGTAAGACTACAGAAGAAGGACTTGTGCCCAATTGCACCATAATTTTGACAGAAAATAAAAACTCCCTCCTACCTGAATTCAATCCATGCACTACGATTTTCAGCATACTCGACGTAAAGCCCAGGAATTAAAGGATTCTTCAATTTCATCCAGACCAGCGCCCTTAGATATTCCTTTGTCCCCAACTCTTGAGATGCATCATCAAAATAAAATACCCTCCCAATTTTGTTTAGCGCCCTCTTCCCTACCGCCATAGTGTTATACTGTAACGGAATACCCTGCACCTTAACCCAGAGAATTGAGTCTCCAAAACTAAGAGAATGAAATGCATGCTCCTCCCTACAATCCTTCAAGATAAGCAACGCTTCTTTGAAATTCACCGTTCCGATGATAGCTAGACGGTTATAATCTTCAAATTATGAGCAGTGGAACAAGAAAGTATTCCCCACTTTCCCTACACGAATTGTATCTCGCTTGACCCACAGATCCGATACCCATTTCCGAACTTCTGCTTCCGAAAATCTAGAGTATCTCCAGTCTCTGATTTTCCCGGCCACCGTCCAACATCCCCGTTGGTTTTATTCCTTTTTTGTCCGTTTGATTAACGGACCCATTTGTCTAACTTTCTCAGGAATTTATAACACTAGGTCTTTAATAACGGACATAATAACATTGAAATTATGGATAAGTTTGGAAGTTCTGGAGGTTGGGGATTTAGAATTGGTTTTATGGTTATTAAAACAGTGAAAAGTTGAGAGAAAATTAGAGAGGGTGAAAGCTCTctattctagagagagaaagtctgGTCCCAAGGCAAATGTTGTGTGGAACCATCTCCTTTCTCTTGCTTTATTCATTTTTGTCTTACACCACCCACTTTTTTACACGttttcttactttatccatatattattatattcaaccaaaatTTCTACTTTTATCtcaatatttgtgcaaatagtaactgtaaatttcttttcaaaacggaggtagtactccGTAGTTGTTAGTAAAAATGTGTAGTTATTAATCGTTAAGCGCGCAAAAAGTTAGGAACGAAGTATAAACTATCCAAGTTGTCATTCCAAGAAGTCATAGTGTAAATTCTCCCTAGACTGTATGTGCGAATATCTCTATAATCCTATAACCTACTACAATGATGCATGCATGATTTACTTTTTTTCTAAAGCTTAtacactatttttttttattaactttgTATACCTTCATAGGCAGAAAGTGGTGTCGAAATGAAAGCAATCTTAGAAGAGCAAGGACAAAATGAAATGATAAGTCCTAAGAAGAGTATAGTAAGGAGAGGAAAACCAAGATTCTTGAAGGAGATGGGAATAAGAGGAATACAAATTGGCGCGATAAATATGGAAGATGAAGATCTTAGTGAATGGGAAACACATGGAGATACAATATTAAAAGTTCCATTTGAGAAGGTCTCATATCTTTTCGAGTGGAAGCACCTCTTCCCAGAATGGATCGATGAAGAGAAAGAAAACGAAGGTTATCTATGTCCGGAAGTACCTATGCCTATGTTCGAAGAGTATGGAAATTTCGATATGGTTGTGGCTAacttgccttgtaatttcccgGAGAAAGGATGGGCAAGGAACATGTTTAAGCTGCAAGTTCATTTGATAGTCGCGAATATGGTGGTGAAGAAGGGGAGGAGGAATTGGTATGGGAGGACAAAGGTGTTGTTGTTGAGCAAATGTAGGCCAATGTTGGATATTTTTAGGTGTGACGATTTGGTAAGGAGAGAAGAAGATTGGTGGTACTATGAGCCAGACATTATAAAGCTTGCGGAGAAAGTTAATTTGCCTGTGGGTACATGTAGGCTAGCTTTGCCCTTGTGGGGACAAGGTATATATGTTCCTAACTCCgatccttgatttaatatttttgtttaacaaattattttgattgatatattttatttatttattggtgACGATAGGGGTGAACGAGGTGTATGATGTACCAAATGTAGAAAAACCAACAAAACGAGAAGCCTATGCAACAGTACTACACTCCTCTGAAATATATGTATGTGGTGCAATCACTCTAGCACAAAGCCTCCTTCAAACAGACACCAAAAGAGATCTAGTTATACTTATCGATAAATCCATCTCCCTTCCCAAGCAAGAGGCTCTTGTCGCTGCTGGTTGGAAGATTCAACTCATAAAACGCATTCGAAACCCTCTAGCCAAGAAAGGCAGCTACAACGAGTACAACTACTCCAAATTTAGACTTTGGCAACTTACAGACTATGACAAGTTAGTCTTCATTGACTCTGATATTGTCGTGCTTCGTAACATTGACCTTATCTTCCATTTTCCACAAATATCCGCGACAGGCAATGCTAACTACAAATTCAACTCCGGAATCATGGTAATCGAACCTTCAAATTGTACGTTTAATACACTTATGGGGCTTCGAAAGGAAATCACTTCTTACAACGGAGGCGACCAAGGGTTTTTAAATGAAGTTTTTGTGTGGTGGCATCGCCTCCCTAAACGGGTGAACTTTTTAAAGTATTTTTGGTCTAATTCTTCGCTGGCAAGGAATGTAACTAACCACTTGTTTGGTTCCGATCCGCCTAAGTTGTACTCGATACACTACTTGGGGTTGAAGCCATGGCTATGTTATAGAGATTATGACTGTAATTGGGATGTCGCCGATCAACATATTTATGCGAGTGATGTGGCGCACATGAGATGGTGGAAGTTGTATGATTCCATGGATGTTAAGTTACAGAGGTTTTGTGAGCTTACTAAGCTAAGGAAGAGGGATTTGGAATGGGATAGAAATAAAGCCTACAAGTTCCAAATTAATGGCGATCATTGGAAGATTAATATTACTGATAATAGATGATTTGTTAGCAGAATCCAATGAAATTACCTTACTCCgtaatgttttttttatgatACTGGGAGATACACCAATTGCATTTTATTGTgtttattaaaatttatttgGTACTTTTGTAATTTATTGATGTATAGTATGGATATACAATTATTACATTTTGTTGTCTTCATTAAAATTCATTTTGTACTTTTGTAATTTATCGATGTATAGTATGGAGCTGAGAGTGTAATAAACAGAGTAGCATATTTCACGTTGCACATATAAATATCACTACCATAAAAAAGACAAAGATACCCTCAATAAAAGATCCCATGGTCGAGATGAGAGGTCTCTTAAGCCTAAAAGATTAACGACTCTTTAAAGTATTAAAGGACCCACGAATTCTTGGTGGAAAACGGATTGAGAGATATAAAAGACTCGTCTCTTAAGGCAACGGATCTCTAATATTTCAAAGGGTCCCACCACTGGTCCTACAAAATGAACAATTAGAAAAAGGAAGGAGATCCCTCGTTAAGgttaacgggtctcttttttTCCTCTTTTAAATTTCTAAAAGAACTTTTGTTTAGTACTAGTTGAATCGTCATGTGCTACGCACGTGCTAGTCAACTCGATATTTTATTACTCAATCCGtttattaatttattcatttttatGTACTATCCATAAACATTCATATAGATGTGCGCAAACTCAAGTGTTGCATACTCCGTATGTAATAAGACATTTCTATAAGCTAAATTATTACTCTTATCATCTCAATTCAAAGATACTTTTAATATTGTTCTTAATtggattttttggataaaaccaccttttaaagttcaactttttgaaataaccaccttatatgtttttttaaaaaaaaaccaccttaaacttccaaagttTAAGAAATCACCACCTTCTGTTAACTTCCGTCAAATGTTCCGTCAAATGCTCCGTTAACTTCCAAATGTTTGGCCGTTGGATGTGGGGCCCACTGACGGAACATTTGACGGAAGTTAACAGAAGGTGGTGATTTCTTAaactttggaagtttaaggtggtttttttttaaaaaaaacatataaggtggttatttcaaaaagttgaactttaaaaggtggttttatccaaaaaatcctTCTTAATTTATTACAACAATTCGGATTTTACACTATTTGCACATTACCCTTTGACCATATATTATGATTTTTGCATAAAGTATTTTCTACATATATTAGATTCGTTTCAATGTGTACTTTTAAAATGGTAATTGTGtttatatattaataaaattataattaaagaAGTTAAAGATCAAATTTGTGCATTAAAAAACGTGAAATATTCAATTATGTGGTAaataaagaacaacaaaaatacTATTTGCAGTTTTAAGGTGGATATTAATGAATTTTGACCGTAAGTCAAATAAAGTACCATGTTATATTATTCAGACTTTATAGCTAGACGATaattatagttttatttcaacACGTACGTCAAGAGTTATGAATATTCGTATTTATGCTCTTGTGAATTACGAAGTTCATAAATCATAAAGGATTTTAACTTTggagttttttttcttctgaaagTAGGAAGTTTAATTAACGATAAAGCACTTGGTATTTTATTGATGTCAAGTGAACAAACTTCATTGGAACCTACATGGACGGTATATTGAATAAATATATAAGTTTATGAATAGCTACGTACACTTCGTCAATCATTCACCTTAACAGTTGGTTGATAAAAATGGTTGTATAATATATACCTTTATTTGAATATTTATTGCGACTTTTGTATTTTCATTATGAGCTTGATCAATGTTAGAATGTGCGCGCATAAATTTGTGTATAAAACACCGATGTACAAAATTAAAGTTGTGCCCCTTGCAATTGGTGGCTTTTTCTTTTGTGGGTGCAAATATTTAACATATCAATTGTATTGGAAATTTTATTTCGAGTATCATGCAGGGTTCAATTAACTTGGTATTCTAATAAAAATCgattatttttaaataagaaGTTAGTTTCATAAATTTTGATTATTGATAatgtaaaatattaataattaaagttATGCATTGAAATGCATGACTAAAGAAATATgtcaattgaaaataaaaaggaaagtgtccaatttaaagttaattatatTAAGATTAAGTGGTTATACATTTCTATAATATTtgtcaaataattttttttttttttggtgaaaaagCATTTTCATGAAATTGAGTCGATTCGAACAAGATCGCATACAAAAAGAATGTAACTTTCTACTCATATACAGTAGAACAATTTGATCATAAAGTATAACTAAAGTTTAAAAAGTGTAGCTTTCTAATTATAAAGTTTATACCCATTTTCTCATAAAGTGTAGCTTAAGTCATATATTCATAAATCGATCTTAATTTAAAGTTCATATTTTAAATTATGACTATTTATTTGTCAActtattgtattttttttgtaaaatatatTTAGGAAACAATATCCATAAGATCATACTTAGATATTCCCTTCGTCCATTTTTGGTTTAGCCCATTTTAATTTTCCGTTTTGGCCTATTAATAAATGAATTTCCCAATACTATAAAATGCCCATTAATAAAAGAATTTCCCAAAACTACAAAATGTAAATGATGATGAAAATTAAAACTTTACTCTTATATAAAATACATTTGCTACAACCACTTTTGTCTCTTCTCAATTACAAACAACCAAAACTTAAAAAAGCAAAAACTGGCCGATATGCAATATTTTAATGCTGAGGGAGTCATAGATACTCTAGTTATTTTATTTCTCAAGATAGCGTAGAAGTCAATGAGATATTTTCCATTTCTGGAAAAAAATTCCACTTTAGATGGTCGGTTATTAAGGATAAGAAGTTAATGTATAATGTTTATACTTATAAACTTTATATATGACTCTTAAGATTATATATATTGTACTACGTTGCATTATGAAGAAATttcaatctatactaatatattaaaaagcgtttTTAATAACGTATACATGTCAAATAGAACTCATTTATTCACTAGAACATTCCATGTCATCTCCTTATCAAAGTATGTGTATAACAAAAATTTCTTATATTAGGATTCGAACATGCATAAGACATATCACGTGCAAAGTAAATGTCTTACCATTTTAGCCAACCATGCGATGTTCTTTTTTTGCACGTAAATATATGTAACTTGAAACGTCAAATTATATAGTCTATACTAACATTTTACGTATTATACATCACATATGTTATTCAAAACGTACATTAACTCAGAGCATcgcccgagccacacactagttcACAAGAGTAAGAGGTGATATTGTCATAACTATACAATGGAAAAACTTATTAAgaattggaagcaaatgggtaaGTAAATTTCTTTTTTAGTTAGATTAAATGATAGTGTGTGAAAAGACATGCGAGGATCCTAAACTATAAACGACTAAACTAATGAAGaatcctaaaattattcttgGTTATGAGTCATGACCCAAAATGAGGTATAAATACTAcaagctaattaaaataattaaaataaataaaagaggaTACATGGAAGaattaaaagaaaatgaaaagaaattaaaaaggagaaaagaaaagcgggaaaaagaaaataaagagatCAACCCCCACCACTcaccaaaagaacaaatcaatcaGACCCATTGT
This Spinacia oleracea cultivar Varoflay chromosome 6, BTI_SOV_V1, whole genome shotgun sequence DNA region includes the following protein-coding sequences:
- the LOC110776375 gene encoding UDP-glucuronate:xylan alpha-glucuronosyltransferase 2-like is translated as MGTSYNLSEKLGLHKMIMKVKSSKALVIRFNVVLFGFFVVGNCTLLLLWSFPQLYQDKVVSSSLVRCSLRGCHQKAESGVEMKAILEEQGQNEMISPKKSIVRRGKPRFLKEMGIRGIQIGAINMEDEDLSEWETHGDTILKVPFEKVSYLFEWKHLFPEWIDEEKENEGYLCPEVPMPMFEEYGNFDMVVANLPCNFPEKGWARNMFKLQVHLIVANMVVKKGRRNWYGRTKVLLLSKCRPMLDIFRCDDLVRREEDWWYYEPDIIKLAEKVNLPVGTCRLALPLWGQGVNEVYDVPNVEKPTKREAYATVLHSSEIYVCGAITLAQSLLQTDTKRDLVILIDKSISLPKQEALVAAGWKIQLIKRIRNPLAKKGSYNEYNYSKFRLWQLTDYDKLVFIDSDIVVLRNIDLIFHFPQISATGNANYKFNSGIMVIEPSNCTFNTLMGLRKEITSYNGGDQGFLNEVFVWWHRLPKRVNFLKYFWSNSSLARNVTNHLFGSDPPKLYSIHYLGLKPWLCYRDYDCNWDVADQHIYASDVAHMRWWKLYDSMDVKLQRFCELTKLRKRDLEWDRNKAYKFQINGDHWKINITDNR